In a genomic window of Aggregatimonas sangjinii:
- a CDS encoding cbb3-type cytochrome c oxidase N-terminal domain-containing protein — MKNTNPWWLWVTGAFFGILGLMELFVDSGEKPAIVEYPMAQLFMLFTLLLLIAIALIVQSIENVMFQTLSEEAKARYLESKSKKWEWTWARKTYARLMGAKPIEAEGEIILDHNYDGIRELDNKLPPWWVYMFYASIVFGLVYMLRFHVFGGYDQDLEYERNVAAAQLEIEEYKKNAKDLVDANTVELLTDAADIKAGEELFTINCVVCHMADGGGGIGPNLTDDYWILGGGIKNVFHTISEGGRDGKGMIAWKQNLKPLEMAQVSSYILTEIHGKTAANPKAAEGEIWSGPSAPEKSAPEEGVPVQETDTTSVVMNQ, encoded by the coding sequence ATGAAAAATACCAACCCTTGGTGGCTTTGGGTAACCGGAGCCTTTTTCGGTATCCTTGGCCTAATGGAATTATTTGTCGATTCGGGAGAGAAACCTGCCATTGTCGAGTATCCTATGGCGCAACTGTTTATGCTGTTTACATTGCTACTACTTATTGCTATCGCCTTAATCGTACAGTCTATAGAGAATGTAATGTTCCAAACCCTTTCCGAAGAGGCCAAGGCGCGTTATTTGGAATCAAAATCAAAAAAATGGGAATGGACATGGGCTAGGAAAACCTACGCTCGTTTGATGGGTGCCAAGCCTATAGAAGCCGAAGGAGAGATTATTCTAGACCACAATTACGACGGCATTCGTGAGCTGGACAACAAGTTGCCGCCGTGGTGGGTGTACATGTTTTATGCTTCCATTGTATTTGGCCTGGTGTACATGCTGCGCTTTCATGTCTTTGGTGGATATGACCAAGATCTCGAATACGAACGCAATGTGGCCGCCGCCCAATTGGAAATTGAGGAATACAAGAAAAACGCGAAGGATCTCGTAGATGCCAATACCGTCGAACTATTGACCGACGCTGCCGACATCAAGGCTGGGGAGGAGCTATTCACGATTAATTGTGTGGTCTGTCATATGGCTGATGGTGGGGGCGGTATCGGGCCCAACCTGACCGATGATTATTGGATTTTGGGTGGGGGTATCAAGAATGTATTCCATACTATATCGGAGGGAGGCCGCGACGGAAAAGGCATGATCGCCTGGAAACAAAACCTCAAGCCCTTGGAGATGGCACAGGTTTCCAGTTACATTCTTACCGAAATACATGGGAAAACAGCCGCCAATCCGAAAGCGGCAGAGGGAGAAATCTGGTCAGGCCCCAGTGCACCCGAAAAGTCGGCTCCTGAGGAGGGAGTTCCAGTTCAGGAAACCGATACCACTTCGGTGGTAATGAATCAGTAG
- a CDS encoding universal stress protein, protein MKKIIVPVDFSIQSEYAMKAACSLAKKHEAEILALHMPELNRALISSSEGFHPEQTVFLIKLAEKRFNNFLNKPYTQGITITPIVKHFKVFSEVNEVADKHDADLIIMGSHGAEGFKEIFVGSNTEKVVRTADVPVGIIKDEIPDFAIERFVFACDFKEENLDAYSKAKAFADLLNANIELVYINTPGDSFLSTLDAYGKINRFFDKAGNGQEMDIYNDYTVEQGILNFAEGTEADLIGIPTHGRKGLAHFFRGSIGEDIANHAKLPVVTFKI, encoded by the coding sequence ATGAAAAAAATAATCGTACCCGTAGACTTTTCCATACAATCCGAATATGCAATGAAAGCAGCCTGCAGTTTGGCCAAAAAACACGAGGCGGAGATTTTAGCTTTACATATGCCAGAGCTCAATCGGGCACTAATAAGTTCTTCGGAAGGTTTTCACCCTGAACAGACCGTTTTTCTCATCAAGCTCGCTGAGAAAAGGTTTAATAATTTTCTAAACAAACCTTATACACAAGGCATTACGATAACACCTATCGTCAAGCACTTTAAGGTGTTTAGTGAGGTAAATGAAGTTGCCGACAAGCATGACGCAGATCTTATTATTATGGGGTCTCATGGCGCGGAAGGGTTTAAGGAGATTTTCGTAGGATCGAACACCGAGAAGGTTGTCCGCACGGCCGATGTACCCGTAGGAATTATTAAAGATGAAATCCCTGACTTTGCCATTGAACGATTTGTATTCGCCTGTGACTTCAAGGAGGAAAACCTCGACGCTTATAGCAAAGCAAAGGCCTTTGCGGATTTATTGAACGCCAACATTGAGCTGGTCTACATCAATACCCCTGGAGATAGCTTTTTAAGTACTCTGGATGCCTATGGGAAAATCAACAGATTTTTTGATAAAGCCGGTAACGGACAGGAAATGGATATTTACAACGACTATACTGTCGAACAGGGCATTTTGAATTTCGCGGAAGGAACCGAAGCCGATTTAATCGGAATACCGACTCACGGTCGCAAGGGGCTGGCCCATTTTTTCAGAGGTAGTATCGGGGAAGATATTGCAAACCATGCCAAACTACCAGTAGTTACATTCAAGATATAG
- the ccoG gene encoding cytochrome c oxidase accessory protein CcoG, with product MEQDHDHFRDSIGTISDEGKRAWVYPKKPSGNWYTYRKWVSYGLLIFLIASPFVKINGNQFLMFNVLERRFNIFSLPFWPQDFYLFVVLMIIGVVFVALFTVAFGRIFCGWMCPQTIFMEMVFRRIEYWIDGDRGAQIKLDRQPWNMEKIRKRALKWFVFFLISFLIANVFLAYLIGSDRLIQYITDGPLQHLSILISLLIFTAVFYFVFAWFREQVCIIACPYGRMQSVLLDNKSIIVAYDYKRGEAEKGRKKFRKNEDRKALGHGDCIDCFQCVNVCPTGIDIRNGTQLECINCTACIDECNTIMDKVNLPQGLIRYASEDEIVKNEKFKFTPRLKGYSAILTILIGLLIGMLFLRNDVEASILRLPGQLYEHKDGNIISNVYTYKLVNKTNEEIRDISFKLISHKGKINLVSHSHFSIPPAALAEGTLFVELNNSALKGDKDRVKIGVYSGEDLIETTSTAFTGPRSYR from the coding sequence ATGGAGCAAGATCATGACCATTTTAGGGATTCCATAGGAACGATTTCCGACGAGGGAAAACGCGCTTGGGTATATCCCAAAAAACCTAGTGGCAATTGGTATACCTATAGAAAATGGGTCAGCTACGGCTTACTCATCTTTCTCATCGCTTCGCCCTTTGTAAAAATCAATGGAAATCAATTTTTGATGTTCAATGTATTGGAAAGGCGCTTTAATATTTTCAGCCTTCCCTTTTGGCCACAGGATTTTTACCTCTTCGTAGTGTTGATGATCATCGGGGTGGTTTTCGTGGCATTGTTCACCGTGGCTTTTGGTCGCATTTTCTGTGGATGGATGTGCCCGCAGACCATCTTTATGGAAATGGTATTCCGAAGGATAGAGTACTGGATAGATGGTGACCGAGGTGCCCAGATCAAATTGGATCGGCAACCGTGGAATATGGAGAAAATCAGAAAAAGAGCACTGAAATGGTTTGTTTTTTTTCTTATTTCTTTCCTGATTGCAAATGTATTTCTAGCCTATCTGATCGGTAGTGACCGCTTGATTCAATATATAACCGATGGCCCTCTGCAGCATCTGAGTATTCTCATTTCATTATTGATTTTCACGGCAGTGTTCTATTTTGTGTTCGCATGGTTTCGTGAACAGGTGTGCATCATCGCCTGCCCCTATGGTCGTATGCAGAGTGTATTGCTCGACAATAAATCCATAATCGTGGCATACGATTATAAACGCGGTGAGGCCGAAAAAGGTAGAAAGAAATTTCGTAAGAACGAAGACAGAAAAGCGTTGGGCCATGGCGACTGCATTGATTGCTTTCAATGTGTGAACGTGTGCCCTACCGGAATAGATATCCGTAACGGAACGCAATTGGAGTGCATAAACTGTACGGCCTGTATCGACGAGTGTAATACGATTATGGATAAAGTAAACCTCCCCCAAGGCTTGATACGGTATGCCAGTGAGGATGAGATCGTAAAGAATGAAAAGTTCAAGTTTACCCCCAGGTTAAAAGGATACAGCGCAATATTGACCATCCTGATCGGTCTTTTGATAGGGATGCTTTTTTTGAGAAATGATGTCGAGGCCAGTATTTTGAGGTTACCGGGACAGTTGTACGAACATAAGGATGGTAACATCATCAGCAATGTGTACACCTACAAATTGGTCAACAAGACAAATGAGGAGATTCGGGACATTAGTTTTAAACTGATTTCCCATAAGGGGAAGATAAACTTGGTAAGTCATTCCCATTTCAGTATTCCCCCAGCGGCATTGGCCGAAGGAACGCTGTTCGTAGAGCTAAATAATTCAGCCCTAAAAGGAGATAAGGATAGGGTAAAAATCGGCGTATATAGCGGCGAAGACCTGATAGAAACCACGAGCACCGCCTTCACGGGGCCAAGAAGCTATCGGTAG
- a CDS encoding FixH family protein, with protein MRINWGTGIVLAFIGFISFILFFIVRMSTDDRANHDLVTEDYYKAELGYQNEIDAMNNAKFNNALLVVEKTKEGLLLKFPEKMDFKEIKGSVSLYRPSNKYLDAERPLRLTSPRLLIPDDDLVEGRWDIKVAWEYGREVFLHKQSITY; from the coding sequence ATGAGAATCAACTGGGGAACGGGAATCGTTTTGGCATTCATAGGGTTTATAAGTTTTATCCTATTCTTTATCGTTCGTATGAGTACCGATGATAGGGCCAACCACGATTTGGTTACGGAAGACTACTATAAGGCCGAACTAGGCTATCAAAACGAAATAGACGCAATGAACAACGCGAAGTTCAATAACGCACTTTTGGTAGTGGAAAAAACAAAGGAGGGCCTCCTATTGAAATTTCCCGAAAAAATGGATTTCAAAGAGATAAAGGGTTCGGTATCGCTCTATCGGCCATCCAACAAGTATTTGGATGCCGAGCGACCCCTACGCCTAACAAGCCCCCGGCTTCTGATACCGGACGATGATTTGGTCGAGGGACGCTGGGATATCAAAGTTGCTTGGGAATATGGGAGGGAAGTTTTTTTGCATAAGCAAAGTATTACGTATTGA
- a CDS encoding sulfite exporter TauE/SafE family protein yields the protein MILSAIILGLMGSLHCIGMCGPIAFMLPVDRTNTFKKFGQVAIYHFGRLLAYALIGLVFGLLGKGLYVFGMQQKLSILIGVLMIVLVLIPYQSFGNYNLSKPVFKIISKVKNRLGQELKNKRPDTFLTIGFLNGFLPCGLVYMALFGAIAMGNALYGATYMILFGLGTVPLMTAAIYFSGLLKGGIRQKVQLVIPIFVVIIGLLFIFRGLGLGIPYLSPEPIVELVSSGMECHD from the coding sequence ATGATACTATCGGCTATCATACTAGGTTTAATGGGCAGTCTACATTGCATTGGCATGTGTGGCCCCATTGCTTTTATGCTTCCTGTAGATCGAACGAACACGTTTAAGAAATTTGGGCAGGTAGCTATTTATCATTTTGGTAGGTTGCTGGCCTATGCCCTGATCGGACTTGTATTTGGACTTTTGGGAAAAGGACTCTATGTTTTTGGGATGCAACAGAAACTATCCATTCTCATTGGCGTTTTGATGATTGTGCTGGTGCTCATTCCGTATCAAAGTTTTGGCAATTACAATCTGTCCAAACCAGTTTTCAAGATAATTTCAAAAGTAAAAAATCGACTGGGTCAAGAATTAAAAAACAAACGTCCCGATACGTTTTTGACCATCGGTTTTTTAAATGGTTTTTTACCGTGCGGACTCGTATATATGGCCCTATTTGGTGCTATTGCCATGGGAAATGCCTTGTACGGTGCAACGTATATGATTCTATTCGGTTTGGGAACTGTACCCTTAATGACAGCCGCTATTTATTTTAGCGGCTTGCTCAAGGGTGGTATACGCCAAAAAGTCCAGCTCGTCATTCCCATTTTCGTGGTCATCATTGGACTACTTTTTATATTTCGAGGATTGGGTCTAGGTATTCCGTATCTATCACCTGAGCCGATTGTAGAACTGGTGTCCAGCGGAATGGAATGCCACGACTAA
- a CDS encoding CcoQ/FixQ family Cbb3-type cytochrome c oxidase assembly chaperone — MLKFVKGYMDSIEGIGIYPIISLLIFFTFFVGLYWWVFTASKTHIKEMSELPFDEDNQQNLEL; from the coding sequence ATGCTAAAATTCGTAAAGGGCTATATGGACAGTATCGAGGGTATCGGGATATACCCCATTATTTCGTTGCTCATTTTCTTCACCTTTTTTGTAGGCCTCTACTGGTGGGTCTTTACCGCTTCTAAAACCCACATTAAGGAAATGAGCGAATTACCATTTGATGAGGACAATCAGCAAAACCTAGAACTATGA
- a CDS encoding GTP-binding protein: MKNTLRNDIVLRPRFQMELTQEQQIVLEAFENSKNPTFSIKRVDDHIFIKFNAREHHFWSPQLHLEIIETDNGKVQLYGLFGPNPTLWTFFIFLHFGVATLFIVVGIWAYSSAALQKPYGLQLGLMISMVLFWFILYAFGRGGKSKGKPQMETLYRFMGEILLEVPGKNRNKAVN, translated from the coding sequence GTGAAAAACACGCTGCGCAACGATATCGTACTTAGGCCAAGATTTCAAATGGAATTGACCCAAGAGCAGCAGATCGTTCTAGAGGCATTCGAAAATTCCAAAAATCCGACTTTTAGTATCAAACGGGTAGACGACCATATATTTATCAAATTCAATGCGCGGGAACATCACTTTTGGTCACCTCAATTACATCTTGAAATTATCGAAACCGACAACGGGAAAGTACAGCTTTATGGTCTCTTCGGTCCTAATCCCACCCTTTGGACGTTCTTCATATTTTTGCATTTCGGGGTGGCCACGCTATTTATCGTAGTCGGTATTTGGGCCTATTCTAGTGCCGCACTGCAAAAACCATATGGTCTTCAGCTCGGCTTAATGATCAGTATGGTATTGTTTTGGTTTATACTTTATGCTTTTGGTCGAGGCGGGAAAAGTAAAGGAAAGCCTCAGATGGAGACCCTGTACCGATTTATGGGAGAGATTTTGCTTGAGGTCCCGGGCAAAAATCGCAATAAGGCGGTCAATTGA